AaactgctgactcagcgttcccAGAAGACCCTCCTGTCCTGCTGCTGCCGTCTCGTAAAGACGGGACTTTGTCTCGATGCAGACGGCGTGACCATCACTCCCAGAGACGCCCGCTGGGTGGGGGCCTGGTGGCTGGGGTTCCTGGTGTCCTCCGGCCTCCTGCTCGTTTCCAGCGTCCCCTTCTGGTTCCTGCCTCGCTCGCTGCCCAAACAGGAGGGGGACGAAGACGCGCCGGCTCCGGACGGGACGGAGGACACGCTCGGCAGTGGCAGCCCCGACCTCAAGCTGACCGACATCGCTAAAGGTGCGTCAGAGGCGACCTGCGCGGCGGTTTAGGAGGTCTGTGGTTTCTCACCGAGCGTTTCTCCTCAGGGTTCCTGCCGTCGTTGAAGCGCCTGCTAGGAACCCCCGCCTACTTCCTGCTTCTCTGCGGAAGCGTCCTGAAGTTCAGCTCCTTCATCGGCCTCTTCACCTTCAAGGCCAAATACATGGAGCAGCAGTTCGGACAGTCGGCGTCCAGAGCCAACTTCCTCCTGGGTAAAAACCCGTCACCTCGCGGTTTCCCAGGAGACACATCCGGGGTTTTACATCCCAAGAAGGTTTTCAGCCAAGAGGCGaaaacacagattgtgttgGAGGCCTGAGTGGAAAATAGAATGGGGCGAAGGTGTCTGAATGTCAGCAACGATCgggatttggatgaaatgttggggctgaaaccaaaaaaaaaaacccaacggattaaagtttggttctggtccagatTACAATCCGGATCACGCCGTGGCCTCGGCAGaagtttgcgctctctgagggTCTCTAGTTGTAGCTACGATTCCTGCTCTGTTCAACAATAATGTCCCGTTTTTTTCCACAACCATACGACCCTAACAGGAACAGGTAAAGCCGGTGTCACTGTTGGAGACTTGAAAGTTGcgggaaaaaaatgcaagaaaatacGTAAATTTCTTACGAGACAAACATGACTGAGTCTGTGTTCAAAGATGTTACTGGTGTTCTAAAACCTCTACAATCCTTTTCAGTGTAGCACCAACAAAAATGCTATGCTAGGTCGTTTATTTTACGTGTTTTCaatctttgttttcaaactttgaCCACATTTTATAGCAAAAAGACCTCTTAAggtgtaaaatgaaaataggcAGCGCGAACAGGTGgaagttgaaaataaaatacgGCTTTAACCCTCTGGAATTAGTGAAAATACATTGAGACAGGTTGGAAACATGTTTGAGACACATTGGAGATGGGTTTGAAATGGGTTGGAGTTAGGTTGGTGATGGATTCAAGACATGGGTCAGAGATGATTTCAAGACGGGTTGCAGATGTATTTGAGGCAGGTTGGCGGTCAGTCAGGTTGGGGATGGGTTTGAAATGGGTTGAGACGAGTTGGAGATGGATTGGAGGAAGGttggagacaggttggagattAGTTTGAGGCACATTGGAGATGGGTTGGAGATGGGCTTGAAACGGGTTGGAGTTGGGTTGATGATGGATTTGAGACGGGTCAGAGATGATTTCGAGATGAGTTGGAGATGGATTCAAGATGAATTCGAGACAGGAGTCAGAGATGATTTCAAGGCAGGTTGGAGGTCAGTCAGAGACAGGTTAGAGATGGGTTTGAAATGGGTTGAGACGAGTTGGAGATGGATTGGAGATAGGTTGGAGACAAGTTTAAGGTACATTGGAGACAGATTGGAGTTGGGTTGGTGATGGACGAGACAGTTCAGAGAAGGAGATGAGTTGGAGATGGGTTGTAGACAGATTGGAGATGTCTGAACAACGTCAGGTAATTAATTTCCACTAATTCCAGTGAAGATGATTCACGTTTTGACCAAGAGGTAATCTCTCCAAAGTAACAGGTAGAGCGGAGTATCGTCTGCGTAGAAGAGAACCGGCAGAGGAACGAGGTGGTGCCTCTGagaaagttatttaaatatgttaaagtAGACAGATCTGATTAGAACCCAGAAACATGGCCTCTGatgggttttctgtttgcttccaGGTGTGCTGAACCTGCCAGCGGTAGCCGTGGGGATCTTTTTGGGCGGGCTCATCATGAGGCGGTACAAGCTGAGCGTGGTCTCCGGCGCCCAGCTGTCTTTAGCCACCTCCTTCATGggctacctgctgctgctgctgctgttcggCACCAAGTGCGAGAACCTCCCCGTGGCCGGGCTCACCGTGTCGTACAACGGGTCGGCAACGCTCGGGCGCCTTTTTTTGgttcgtttttgtttttcccgcGCTTCAAAATGGGACTAACCTGTCGCCCTCCAGGTCGAAGAGCGTGTCGTACGGCGGCGAAACGCTCGTCTCGGAGTGTAACGGAGGCTGCTCGTGCTTGCCGGAGGACTGGGACCCCGTTTGCTCGGGCAGCGGCATCACCTACGTGTCCCCGTGTCTGGCTGGCTGCCTGGCGTCCAGCGGCCACGGCAGGAACACGGTACGGTGACGTGCAAGAACGCACACGtctcttacattttattttttatcgttCTGCAGGATAAACAGGGTTTTATGTCTCAGACAAAAAGTtgcatgacccagtttggtccaaaccATCAGCCTTCCACCACTGTGCTGGACAGCTGCTgacaatgaatgaatgagttaTGGGTTGAAATCTGTCCTTTGGTCTCATGTGTCCAGACGTCTCGTGGTTCCTTCCAAACCTTCGGTCGTCTCACtgagcactgcacagtctgaccttggggtgaagtttgggaataatctttctctctgtcgaACGAcggactccaaatagtttggaaatgacctttgacccctttACCAGATGGATGGGCAGCAGcggctgcttctctgaggtcattgctgatgtctttccgccttGGCGTTGTGTCAATGGAAACAGAAACCATTTTGGCTTCGTTTTAGTTCCATGAATGAAGACATGATGGaatctgttggtgtttttgttcacctgaTGTTAGATTTGAATGATTTTACGACCCTTGAATTGATAAAGTTTGGACCTTCTTCCCCCTCTCCACTGTAGGACACGGATGATTCCCTTCTTGCTGGTTTCAGGAAGATATttcagtccattttttttttatttttgcaggtttttcaCAACTGCAGCTGTGTGTCCACGTCCTTCCCCGCGGGCAGCACCACGTCGGTGAGGCTGGGACAGTGTCCTCACGCCAAAGActgcagcagcagtttcacCTCCTACATGGCCGTTTCTGTCCTCAGCTCCTTCATCAACGCTCTGGGCGCCACGCCTGGCTACATGGTCATCATACGGTCAGTGCGGCGTTTCATCgggacataaaaataaataaaaggtgacAGAATTAAAGCCGTTTGGATCGAACCTTGTGCttgggatgactttcagctactgctgcaccagattttagctcagtatctgcagaaaaggactgagttgtagccatttttgtgttggctaacgtcaATTAGCTctgacagccatcttgatttactCGAACACATGATCAGAGACGGGTAGAGCGACAAGACGGACTCGAAGCTCGACAACGAGACCGATTTGGTGTCCACGTCTGCGAGTTTTTTAACTTCACCAACCGAAACGCAGGGAGGAAAAGATCAAAAGGCGCTGAATATTAACGGGCAGCTAATTGGTCAGAGATCACCGCAGTCGTTTAAGAAAAGGGTCCGAAAAGTCAACAAACGGGACAGCAGCTGATGAATATAAACGAGAGGAAGACGCCACGTCTGGTGTCTCTGACGGCTctttatcagtccctccaggatttcgcgggcattttcctaaaagttcagattttttttttactaaaatcaataaaaaaccataacttttaatatataaaccaaaaatccttcctagttttgtaagataattaccatcaaaaggtgctttatttgagaactttgatagcttctaaactgacattcatgagcatttctggattgtccctggtctgcagctctcctcacatgttttgcagacacaaagtgtttgtcgatgcgtttatgttccatgattacactgcagNNNNNNNNNNNNNNNNNNNNNNNNNNNNNNNNNNNNNNNNNNNNNNNNNNNNNNNNNNNNNNNNNNNNNNNNNNNNNNNNNNNNNNNNNNNNNNNNNNNNNNNNNNNNcgctcccggcattctgatgttaacaggaagtgacgtcacgtgtcttcttcctgagttatttgggcttattttgtattccacgctatacgcaaacccacaaagaagagactagactgcagaaacggtggcgaatcactttagaaacaataaatattgggttaaagttgcgatttcgtggggtttgcttgattttgcgttaatagttgcgatcgcaacatcacaaaatcctTGAGGGTCTGTTTTATGCTCAAGATCTCACCCCTCCGCTGCTCCGTTTGCTTCCCATCGTAAGAAAACcagtttattgttattttgttttaattatttgttcgtttcttctgtttcagatgCATTTCACCAGAGCTGAAGTCTCTGGCGCTCGGTATTCAGGCGTTGGGAACCAGGACTCTCGGTAAGCTTTGCAGACATCTCTGTTTTTTAACTGGCTTCAaactttaaactccatttcatttctttatttggaTCCTCATGAGCCGTCGCCGTGACGGTGGCTAATCTTCACGCAGATAATAATGTTTTCCTTCCTGTAAAAATACGTCTTCTGTCCAGCATTCCTGCTGCGTGgaagaataaaaccttttaaagcgtgccttttattaaaattgtgtaaagtttgactaaataatAGTTGGTTCTATAAAACATTTGGTATCTTAGAGACGACAATATTTCTATAAACgcataaattattttctttttaacctaaTGCTTTGTGCATACTGATAATATTTGCATATATGGAACAATTCAGTGCCCTGTTTTGGACTAATTGTAGTTAAATTAAATGCTTTTCTGAAGCACTGGACCACACCATTGTGCAATACTGTAAGTGACACAAGCCGACTGTGTAAATGGCTGCAGGGATTCATTGTTTGCTGGTTAAAATTTCATCTGAAAGGTGTGTTTTCGGTCGGCGTGCAGGTGGAATTCCCGCCCCGGTGTATTTCGGCGCTCTGATCGACTCGACTTGCCTGAAGTGGTCGTTGAAGAAGTGCGGCGGCAGGGGGGCGTGTCGTATTTACGACTCTGACATGTACAGGTAACCCGGTTAACTGTCAGGACAAACCCAGATCTCAGACCTGGAGGTTGTTCCTCTGACCTTtgtccgtctgtccgtctcGGTTTTGCAGAGTCATCTTCTTGGGTCTGGTCACTTGTCTCAGCGGCTCCTCGTATTTCTTCCTCATCGccgtcatcctcctcctcaggcgGCAGTTCAGGAGGGCGGAGCTGGAGACGGAGCTGAGGCGAACTAAAGCGTCAAAAGAGATGGAACTCCAGGCGAGCGGCGCTGGTTCGAGGGGTCCCGGGCTACTTCCTGGAACAAAGGTTTGTTTAAGGAGCGTGACGGGCTCGGAGGAGGGGCTCAGTTCCACAAACATCATGCGGGAATCGAAACGCCTGGCAGAAACCACGGCGGAGGTGACTCCTCAGACTCCCCACGGGGTGAACACGTAAGGAAGCGGCGGGGTTTGGAGACGACAAACAGCTCAGAAGTTCAGAATGTGGAGTCAAACAGGGCGCCACTGTTCCTGCCATGTTTGAGCAAAACTggtccattttttctttttcttttttccacctgGATGCTTAGCATGCTAAATGCTAACAGCTAACAAATTTAAATCCTATTTACAATCAAACTTTGTGCCTATTTCCTGTTCACACTCAGCTCTCTGTCCTTCTACCTCTTCCTGTTAGCTCACACAAGGTGGTACAGAGTATGGCAAGCCATTTAATCACATAATCAAGTCAGACAGTGTATGGCAGGCAAATTAAATGTATCTGTATATTAGAATTGCACATGTATAGAAGGTCATTTTGACATATCATCAAATTATTTTAGCATATATTCAAATTACCCAAATATGGCAAGCCATTTGAACCTATAATCAAATCACAGAGTATGGCAGATCATCTTATTATATAATTAAATCACATAGGGTATGGCAGGCCATTTGAATATATAATCAAATCACAGAGTATGGCAGGTCATCTGATTATATAATTTAATCACTTAGGGTATGGCAGGCCATTtgaatatataataaaatcacAGGGTATGGCAGGCCATTTGAATATATAATCAAATCACAGAGTATGGCAGATCATCTTATTATATAATTAAATCACATAGGGTATGGCAGGCCATTTGAATATATAATTTAATCACATAGAGTATGGCAGATCATCTTATTATATAATTAAATCACATAGGGTATGGCAGGCCATTTGAATATATAATTTAATCACATAGAGTATGGCAGATCATCTTATTATATAATTTAATCACTTAGGGTATGGCAGGCCATTtgaatatataataaaatcacAGGGTATGGCAGGCCATTTCAATGTCTAATGACAAAATATGGCAGGCTCTTTGAACATATAATGAAGTTGCACAGTGTATGGCAATCCATTTAATATATAATCAACTGGTAGGGTATGGCAGGCTGTTTTCATATATAATCAAACCACACTCCTCTCTATTTACTGTCTTAGTGAAATGAACAATATCCACAATAATCAAAATATTACtgggataaataaaaaaaaattaactacaATTCTTTATGTAGGtgttcaataaaaatgtttttttttttatctttaaaacgTTTTAACACTCTCCAGTCTAATGGGAGGTGTATTAAAGAGCCATAAATAATTCCTGTAACAGTGTTTCCCTCTCGTTTATTAAAGGATATTTCAGAAAATGTCGATCCTGCAGTTCGACCCTTTTCCTCACCTTCAGATTTCAGCTCCTGATGAATAAATCCACCTGAGCGATCTGAGCCGTTTATGCTAACGCCACAACTtcgcagaaaaataaatattcttccTCGAATCACTGATCTGATGTTGTTGCTTTCAGTTTGtagattttatctttttttattgattcacactctggtttgtctgtttttataggTAATTTTTCTGTacgttttacttttttgttctgttttagccGTTCcttatatcaaaatgttcggctgattcaggagatgggtgctgtgactttttatactttactgaatatttaacaagatttacaaatattttcctcttaAAAATATAGCGAGCTCTTCAAATCCTTCAGAAAGATTAATTTTCctttcaaaattattttctcttcttgtgctacttttagcttttagttggcctttggttacttttagctagcctttcgcTACAGTTAGCCTGTAGCTagtattttgttaatttgagttagtgttttgctactttaatttCTGGTTagccttttcttacttttagcttttagctagccttttgtcacttttagtttctaactagctttttgctacatttaattagcctttgctgcttttagcttttagccagcattttactacttttagtttttagttagtCAAGGTTACTaacagcttttagctagcattttgttacatttagcctgtagctaatattttgctacACTTAGCctgtagctagccttttgctactttaatcttttagcttttagttggtctttttgtagctttttgctgcttttagctggtgttttgctatTTTCACCTTTTAGCTTGCCTTCTGCTACACTGAGCTTGTCGTGAGTgttctgttaattttagctaccgtttttgctatatttagctttcagctagtgtttgCATCTTTTAAATTTAACGACTCAGTTTCAGCAGTCAGAATTTAGACGACATCTGTCTATTTTCAGCTCCTCCAAGCTGGTATTTGAACAAAACTCAtcatattaatttaaaaattagcaGCTTTATGAtcaaataaaagctaatttaGCAGCTTATATTGTTTAGCTAAGTAAGAATGACTGTTTTAGGGAAGTTGGCATTACTTTAAGgtattttgttcttatttaagACAAAATTAATTCTTCTGTGaagataaaaaatgtcaaagaaagacaaaaaaacatttctgagtgTCCACCAACTTCAAGCTATTTCTGCTCTCTGTCTGCCTTCGGCTGCTATTAGCAgataaagctgctttttagaAAGCTCTGAGCGCCGAGAGGGCGAACGAAAATAAAtttatggatttgtttttttaaaaaaaccccagaaaagcTCTGAGAAGTAAAGGCAGCAGTGAGGGTGAAGGGGAAGAAAGCCTCTCAGGATTGTTTTTCACTGCATTATGAAGAAAACTGCAGCTTAAAGCAGCTCCGGGTTACGAGTTTCGTGTCGTTATTTCGATACATTTAACTGCAAACACTAAGCCGTACACATGAGATGATCTCAATCAGTATTTCAGGCAGCGCACCTTCAGATGTGCTAATCATTTCCTGTGACATCTGATCTCCATTATATTCAACGCCACTGGAATAATCAGCTACGTGTTGCAACTTATGGAGGCAAATCTATCCGGTGAATGTTAATGGGAGCAAAGTTTCTTCAAAGTATGAACTAAGAATTCTGTAACAGCGTGAGGGAGTTTCGCTCGGAGCCTGCCCGTCTCCGCCGCAGTAATCCGAAGgtcaaaattacattttttttcctgagatgTTTTCCTTCCATTTTCCGTTTCAACAGCTTATATAAGGTAGGGTCAAGCAGAGAAACCCAGACGTActtttctccagctcctcctgggttGAGTTTCAGGTCTGCCCTGGGAAAGCAGTCAGGATGGAGCCTTTAAAGATGGCCGAAACCACCTCTGACTCCTTTCGGAGTGGAGGCTGAGCCCGGACTCCCtaaagaaaaagatcattttagc
The DNA window shown above is from Kryptolebias marmoratus isolate JLee-2015 linkage group LG18, ASM164957v2, whole genome shotgun sequence and carries:
- the LOC108244039 gene encoding solute carrier organic anion transporter family member 1C1 isoform X1 codes for the protein MDDAVEDVGQMTSQQVLCDPAEQKTRKRPGRSTLKLFIGALSFAYFSKALTGTYVKSSITQIERRFDLSSSHVGLIDGSFEMGNLLFLALVSHFGAQLHRPKLIAAGCLLMAAGALLTGSTHFFMGRYKFDTVVPSDGSNVSACSDRLETADMSGVQVETTSEACVSESGSNMWIYIFLGNALRGIGETPVTPLGVSYIDDFAKAENSPFYIACLQTITLLGPTFGFLLGSYCAKLYVDVGQVDLDGVTITPRDARWVGAWWLGFLVSSGLLLVSSVPFWFLPRSLPKQEGDEDAPAPDGTEDTLGSGSPDLKLTDIAKGFLPSLKRLLGTPAYFLLLCGSVLKFSSFIGLFTFKAKYMEQQFGQSASRANFLLGVLNLPAVAVGIFLGGLIMRRYKLSVVSGAQLSLATSFMGYLLLLLLFGTKCENLPVAGLTVSYNGSKSVSYGGETLVSECNGGCSCLPEDWDPVCSGSGITYVSPCLAGCLASSGHGRNTVFHNCSCVSTSFPAGSTTSVRLGQCPHAKDCSSSFTSYMAVSVLSSFINALGATPGYMVIIRCISPELKSLALGIQALGTRTLGGIPAPVYFGALIDSTCLKWSLKKCGGRGACRIYDSDMYRVIFLGLVTCLSGSSYFFLIAVILLLRRQFRRAELETELRRTKASKEMELQASGAGSRGPGLLPGTKVCLRSVTGSEEGLSSTNIMRESKRLAETTAEVTPQTPHGVNT
- the LOC108244039 gene encoding solute carrier organic anion transporter family member 1C1 isoform X2 encodes the protein MDDAVEDVGQMTSQQVLCDPAEQKTRKRPGRSTLKLFIGALSFAYFSKALTGTYVKSSITQIERRFDLSSSHVGLIDGSFEMGNLLFLALVSHFGAQLHRPKLIAAGCLLMAAGALLTGSTHFFMGRYKFDTVVPSDGSNVSACSDRLETADMSGVQVETTSEACVSESGSNMWIYIFLGNALRGIGETPVTPLGVSYIDDFAKAENSPFYIACLQTITLLGPTFGFLLGSYCAKLYVDVGQVDLGVLNLPAVAVGIFLGGLIMRRYKLSVVSGAQLSLATSFMGYLLLLLLFGTKCENLPVAGLTVSYNGSKSVSYGGETLVSECNGGCSCLPEDWDPVCSGSGITYVSPCLAGCLASSGHGRNTVFHNCSCVSTSFPAGSTTSVRLGQCPHAKDCSSSFTSYMAVSVLSSFINALGATPGYMVIIRCISPELKSLALGIQALGTRTLGGIPAPVYFGALIDSTCLKWSLKKCGGRGACRIYDSDMYRVIFLGLVTCLSGSSYFFLIAVILLLRRQFRRAELETELRRTKASKEMELQASGAGSRGPGLLPGTKVCLRSVTGSEEGLSSTNIMRESKRLAETTAEVTPQTPHGVNT